The proteins below come from a single Aegilops tauschii subsp. strangulata cultivar AL8/78 chromosome 6, Aet v6.0, whole genome shotgun sequence genomic window:
- the LOC109740569 gene encoding plasmodesmata-located protein 8 isoform X2: MPQLRALVAITLLLHLHAAPTAVAQAATGAFIYAGCSPSKYERDTAFQSNLDSLLASIASTASSGATYNSFTAGGGVGQAEAARTAAYGLYQCRGDLSRGECVSCVRETVARLGAVCANSYAASLQVDGCYVRYDASDFVGRADNTVAYRKCSSGSSEDAGFLKSRDAVLRELQARAATGYKLTGSGTVQGVAQCLGDIAAPDCTACLAQAVVQLKGTCGSALAADVYLEQCYVKYWQNGHDFRSSQG, encoded by the exons ATGCCTCAGCTCCGCGCCCTCGTCGCCATCACGCTACTCCTCCACCTCCACGCCGCACCGACGGCCGTCGCGCAGGCCGCGACGGGCGCGTTCATCTACGCCGGGTGCTCGCCGTCCAAGTACGAGCGCGACACCGCCTTCCAGAGCAACCTCGACTCCCTCCTCGCCTCCATCGCCTCCACCGCGTCCTCCGGCGCCACCTACAACAGCTTCAccgccggcggcggcgtcggccaggCGGAGGCGGCCCGCACGGCCGCGTACGGCCTGTACCAGTGCCGCGGCGACCTGAGCCGCGGCGAGTGCGTGTCGTGCGTGCGGGAGACGGTGGCGCGCCTCGGCGCCGTGTGCGCCAACTCGTACGCCGCGTCGCTGCAGGTGGACGGCTGCTACGTGCGGTACGACGCCAGCGACTTCGTCGGCCGGGCCGACAACACCGTCGCGTACCGCAAGTGCAGCTCCGGCAGCAGCGAGGACGCCGGGTTCCTCAAGAGCCGCGACGCCGTGCTCAGGGAGCTGCAGGCGCGGGCCGCGACGGGGTACAAGCTGACCGGCTCCGGCACGGTGCAGGGGGTGGCCCAGTGCCTCGGCGACATCGCGGCGCCGGACTGCACCGCGTGCCTGGCGCAGGCGGTGGTGCAGCTCAAGGGCACGTGCGGCTCCGCGCTGGCCGCCGACGTCTACCTGGAGCAGTGTTACGTCAAGTACTGGCAAAATGGACACGATTTCCGCTCTTCACAGG GCTAG
- the LOC109740569 gene encoding plasmodesmata-located protein 8 isoform X1: MPQLRALVAITLLLHLHAAPTAVAQAATGAFIYAGCSPSKYERDTAFQSNLDSLLASIASTASSGATYNSFTAGGGVGQAEAARTAAYGLYQCRGDLSRGECVSCVRETVARLGAVCANSYAASLQVDGCYVRYDASDFVGRADNTVAYRKCSSGSSEDAGFLKSRDAVLRELQARAATGYKLTGSGTVQGVAQCLGDIAAPDCTACLAQAVVQLKGTCGSALAADVYLEQCYVKYWQNGHDFRSSQDYSGDEFGRTVAIIIGILAGLALLVAFISFLAKAC, encoded by the exons ATGCCTCAGCTCCGCGCCCTCGTCGCCATCACGCTACTCCTCCACCTCCACGCCGCACCGACGGCCGTCGCGCAGGCCGCGACGGGCGCGTTCATCTACGCCGGGTGCTCGCCGTCCAAGTACGAGCGCGACACCGCCTTCCAGAGCAACCTCGACTCCCTCCTCGCCTCCATCGCCTCCACCGCGTCCTCCGGCGCCACCTACAACAGCTTCAccgccggcggcggcgtcggccaggCGGAGGCGGCCCGCACGGCCGCGTACGGCCTGTACCAGTGCCGCGGCGACCTGAGCCGCGGCGAGTGCGTGTCGTGCGTGCGGGAGACGGTGGCGCGCCTCGGCGCCGTGTGCGCCAACTCGTACGCCGCGTCGCTGCAGGTGGACGGCTGCTACGTGCGGTACGACGCCAGCGACTTCGTCGGCCGGGCCGACAACACCGTCGCGTACCGCAAGTGCAGCTCCGGCAGCAGCGAGGACGCCGGGTTCCTCAAGAGCCGCGACGCCGTGCTCAGGGAGCTGCAGGCGCGGGCCGCGACGGGGTACAAGCTGACCGGCTCCGGCACGGTGCAGGGGGTGGCCCAGTGCCTCGGCGACATCGCGGCGCCGGACTGCACCGCGTGCCTGGCGCAGGCGGTGGTGCAGCTCAAGGGCACGTGCGGCTCCGCGCTGGCCGCCGACGTCTACCTGGAGCAGTGTTACGTCAAGTACTGGCAAAATGGACACGATTTCCGCTCTTCACAGG ATTATTCTGGTGACGAATTTGGACGGACCGTGGCTATAATAATAGGTATCTTGGCCGGGCTAGCACTCCTGGTGGCGTTCATCTCTTTCCTCGCCAAAGCAT GCTAG